In the Gammaproteobacteria bacterium genome, one interval contains:
- a CDS encoding c-type cytochrome: MHTRNLTVSLTAAAMLLATAPAIAGGVDAAMVSNTCAGCHGTNGVSEGEAPTIAGLPKEYLVSAMKTYRDDSRYSTIMGRIAKGYSDAEIDAMATFFAEQTWKPAAQETDPELVARGQTLHGEKFCGGCHGAGGEMSNDTTPQIAGQYAGYLYFQMLDIANPDTPISEGSKMMRTLFQALTEDDLKALAHFYASQQ, translated from the coding sequence ATGCATACCCGTAACCTGACAGTATCCCTGACGGCGGCGGCCATGCTGCTGGCCACCGCACCGGCGATCGCCGGCGGGGTGGATGCCGCCATGGTCAGCAATACCTGCGCCGGCTGCCACGGTACCAATGGAGTGAGCGAAGGCGAGGCACCGACCATCGCCGGCCTGCCCAAGGAATACCTTGTATCGGCCATGAAGACCTACCGGGACGATTCCCGTTACTCCACCATCATGGGCCGCATCGCCAAGGGCTATAGCGACGCGGAGATCGACGCCATGGCGACGTTTTTTGCGGAGCAGACCTGGAAGCCGGCGGCTCAGGAGACGGACCCCGAGTTGGTGGCGAGGGGCCAGACGCTGCACGGAGAGAAGTTCTGCGGTGGATGCCACGGTGCCGGCGGGGAGATGTCGAATGACACCACGCCTCAAATCGCCGGTCAGTACGCCGGGTACCTTTACTTCCAGATGCTGGACATCGCCAACCCGGATACGCCCATATCCGAAGGCTCCAAGATGATGCGCACCCTGTTCCAGGCCCTGACCGAAGATGACCTCAAGGCCCTGGCTCATTTCTACGCCAGCCAGCAGTAA
- a CDS encoding cytochrome c3 family protein, with product MSTRPSPRAHIYRLIVILVAALAVIGWGGQALVPDTWDSDNWYRKAALVELAQRPPLHGGNMSCETSSCHDGSDEQHAKRLAELPKGTHYGLACESCHGPLASHVENGRKTADARIMRTGEACLTCHANLLGRDGKVGQFSSEHPIHKAMQVTEAKYCGQCHNPHLPKPRKNQ from the coding sequence ATGAGCACGAGGCCATCACCGCGGGCCCATATCTATCGCCTGATAGTCATACTGGTAGCTGCATTGGCCGTCATCGGCTGGGGCGGTCAGGCGCTGGTACCGGACACATGGGACAGCGATAACTGGTATCGCAAGGCAGCGCTTGTGGAATTGGCACAGAGACCGCCGCTGCATGGCGGGAACATGTCTTGCGAGACATCGTCCTGCCACGATGGCTCCGACGAGCAGCATGCCAAGCGTCTCGCGGAGCTGCCGAAGGGGACACACTACGGCTTGGCCTGTGAGTCCTGTCACGGCCCCCTTGCGTCTCATGTGGAGAATGGTCGTAAGACGGCCGACGCGCGCATCATGCGCACCGGCGAGGCCTGCCTCACCTGCCATGCAAACCTCCTCGGCCGGGACGGCAAGGTCGGCCAGTTTTCCAGTGAGCACCCGATTCACAAGGCCATGCAGGTGACGGAGGCGAAGTACTGTGGCCAATGCCATAACCCTCACCTTCCCAAACCCCGGAA